The following coding sequences lie in one Fuerstiella sp. genomic window:
- a CDS encoding GTPase domain-containing protein, producing MSTENVNQLFTDLAAATRRLDRAVNLLSDAASVLQPDPLQSCEWYQLLRQKLLPQLGAEAWLVAAVVGGTNIGKSVVFNHLAGCRASSTSPHASGTKHPVCLVPDGFTDRQDLQQVFPDFHLREWSDADHALRETAHHELYWRCSSDLPSTLLVLDTPDIDSDVRVNWVRADAIRRCADVLIVVLTQQKYNDAAVKEFFRKAADEDKAVLIVFNQCLLPDDEEFWPVWLETFCRETGIDPESVYLSPVDRAAAEELRLPFFERNWPVISGHSSRSADRVCDLRSDLSGLKFHEIRVRTLRGSARELLSHQRGVPRWMQSLRNSSDDLKSASERLSSDAVLKIRDWPVPPASSFVSEIRTWWKSRQQGWARRINRFYDEVGARIFWPVKAARNAIQGEPIEPLAQYREREWSAILTTIEELFDKLQWMAESGNQMVRPRIESVLQGSSRTEIIETLRRKHLTVDFGLELNEVVVDEMERFSVDSPEVFALYRQLNHASAVVRPMTSVVLFSLGFGPAGETVAPFVANAAANAVVHVVADVAGGATAAVAGDAAVGAAGQGTGRLHAWFHNLNGRYTERRVNWLTDLIRGEILGTLPEDLQRAAAISESVEWEEVSETLAHIEFLLQETHA from the coding sequence ATGAGCACTGAAAACGTCAATCAGTTGTTCACTGATCTTGCAGCAGCGACCCGGCGGCTCGACCGAGCGGTGAACCTGCTCAGCGATGCTGCCAGTGTACTTCAGCCAGATCCGCTGCAGTCCTGTGAATGGTACCAGCTCCTGAGACAAAAATTGTTACCCCAGCTGGGCGCCGAGGCGTGGCTTGTCGCTGCCGTTGTGGGAGGTACAAATATTGGTAAGAGCGTGGTGTTTAATCATTTGGCGGGGTGTCGGGCCAGTTCGACAAGTCCGCATGCTTCTGGAACAAAGCATCCTGTATGCCTGGTACCGGACGGATTCACCGATCGCCAGGATTTGCAGCAGGTGTTTCCGGACTTTCATCTGCGGGAATGGTCGGACGCCGATCACGCCCTCCGTGAAACGGCGCATCATGAATTGTACTGGAGGTGCTCTTCTGACCTGCCATCCACGCTGTTGGTACTTGATACTCCTGATATCGACAGTGACGTTCGTGTGAACTGGGTGAGAGCGGATGCGATTCGTCGTTGTGCGGATGTGCTCATCGTGGTACTGACTCAGCAAAAATACAACGACGCAGCAGTGAAAGAGTTTTTTCGTAAAGCGGCCGATGAAGACAAAGCCGTGCTGATTGTTTTCAATCAGTGCCTGTTACCGGACGACGAAGAGTTCTGGCCGGTTTGGCTGGAAACGTTCTGCCGCGAAACCGGAATCGATCCGGAAAGTGTTTATCTGTCACCCGTTGATCGGGCAGCGGCCGAAGAACTCCGACTGCCGTTCTTTGAACGCAACTGGCCGGTGATATCAGGACATTCGTCTCGTTCTGCTGATCGAGTTTGTGACCTGCGCAGCGATCTTTCAGGCCTGAAGTTTCATGAGATTCGTGTCAGAACATTGCGAGGTTCCGCGCGGGAACTGTTGAGTCATCAACGGGGTGTTCCTCGGTGGATGCAGTCACTTCGTAATTCGAGCGACGATCTGAAGTCCGCCTCGGAACGGTTGTCGTCAGATGCAGTTTTGAAGATTCGTGACTGGCCGGTTCCCCCCGCATCATCGTTTGTTTCAGAAATCCGTACCTGGTGGAAATCCCGGCAACAGGGATGGGCTCGTCGCATCAATAGATTTTATGACGAAGTTGGTGCGAGAATTTTCTGGCCGGTCAAGGCCGCCCGAAATGCGATCCAGGGCGAACCGATAGAGCCGCTGGCGCAGTATCGCGAACGTGAATGGTCTGCCATCCTGACGACAATTGAGGAATTGTTTGACAAACTTCAATGGATGGCTGAGTCGGGTAATCAGATGGTCCGACCTCGCATCGAGTCCGTATTGCAGGGATCTTCACGCACAGAAATCATAGAGACTCTGCGCAGGAAACATCTGACAGTGGACTTCGGACTTGAACTCAACGAGGTGGTTGTTGATGAAATGGAAAGATTCAGCGTCGACAGTCCTGAGGTGTTTGCGTTGTATCGGCAGTTGAATCATGCATCAGCCGTGGTGCGACCAATGACCAGCGTCGTGTTGTTCAGTCTGGGTTTCGGACCGGCTGGAGAAACCGTTGCTCCGTTTGTTGCGAATGCTGCAGCAAATGCCGTGGTTCACGTTGTTGCGGACGTGGCCGGCGGGGCGACTGCTGCCGTCGCGGGTGATGCGGCCGTTGGAGCAGCCGGCCAGGGCACGGGCAGGCTGCACGCCTGGTTCCACAATCTGAACGGGCGATACACGGAACGTCGAGTGAACTGGCTGACTGATCTGATTCGTGGGGAAATACTTGGTACGTTGCCGGAAGATCTGCAGCGAGCGGCGGCAATCTCAGAGTCCGTCGAATGGGAGGAAGTATCGGAAACTCTGGCACACATCGAATTCCTATTGCAGGAGACACACGCGTGA